A window of Micromonospora eburnea genomic DNA:
ACACCCCCACCGCCGAGCACGAACGCCACCGGACCGCCTGCCATGCCGTTCATCCTGGCACGCCCCGGGTAGGGCGGCCCGGCCGGAGCGGACCGGCCCGCCCCCGCGCCGCCCTTGGGCAACCCTCGGAACGGGCCCTGCGACAACGGACCGGACGGCCGTTGACACGATGGACACATTCCCGCAACCTGGAACCGCTCCCAACCAGGCAGGTGCGATGTGAAGGCGTCACTGCACGCCGGCAGGTTGCTGGCCCGCAGGTACCGGCTCATCGACCAGATCGGGGCCGGCGGCATGTCGGTGATCTGGCGGGCGCGGGACGAGGTGCTGGACCGGATCGTCGCGCTGAAGGTGCTCGCCCCCTCGCTCGCCGCCGACACCCGGTTCCGCGACATGGTGCGCGAGGAGGCCCGCTCCGCCGCGCAGCTCGTGCACCCGCACGTCACCGCCGTGCACGACTACGGCGAGACGGTGGCGCCGGACGGCGGCATCACCCCGTTCGTGGTAATGGAGCTACTCAACGGCGAGGAGCTGGAGCAGCGGCTGACGGCCGGGCCGCTGCCCTGGCGGGAGGCGGTGGAGATCGGCGCCCAGGTGGCCGAGGCGCTGGCCGCGGCGCACCGGCTCGGCATCGTGCACCGGGACGTCACTCCGGCGAACGTGATGATGACCCAGGTCGGCGCCAAGGTGCTCGACTTCGGCATCGCCACCCGGATCGGCGCACCCGACGAGGACGAGGACGGCGGCACATTCGGCACCCCGGCGTACGTGGCACCGGAGCGGCTGGACGGGGCGCCGGCCCAGCCGGCCACCGACGTCTACTCACTCGGTGTGCTGCTCTTCGAGGCGCTGACCGGTCAGCCGCCGTACCCGGCCGACACCTGGGAGCAGGTCGGCACCGCGCTCGCCGAGGCGGGGCCGCTGTCGCTGGACGGCGTACCCGGGTTGCCGCCGGCGGTCGCCGACGTCTGCCTGCGCTGCCTGGCCCGCGACCCGCGGCGGCGGCCCACCGCGCACCAGCTGGCCACCGTGCTACGCGACCAGCTCCTGCCGGCCGACCCGCAGGCCGCCACGATGCTCGCCCCGACGATGACCCTGCCGGTGGCCGCCCCGGGGCCACCCGGTCCGGCCCGGCACCCCGTGGCGGGGCCGATCCCGGTCGCCGCCGCCCCACCTGTACCCGCGTCCGACGATTCACCCGCCGCGCCGGGCAGCGACGCCCGCGGCGGGCGGCGGCGGGGCGGCGCGCGGCGACCGCGGTCCCTGCTCGTGGTGGTGGGCGTGGTGGTGGCCGGCGGCGGCGCGCTGCTGACCCCCACCCTGCTCCCGGAGCGGGAGCCGTCGCCCGGCGCGCTGCCCACCGCGGGGCCGACGGTGGCCCCCTCCACGGCACCGTCGAGCCCGCACCCGACGCGCACACAACGACCGCCCCGCTCACCCCGGCCGGCCCCGGCGACCAGCAGCGCCGCGCCGGTGCCGACGGCCGGCGGGCTGATCGAGGCGGCCAACCGGATGGACGGGCTGATCGAGGCGGGGCTGGCGGCCGGCCAGATCCGCCACGACGTCGGCGTCGACCTGCGGAACCTGCTGCGCAACGCCATCGCCGCGACCGGCGATGGCGCGCTGACCACCGCCGTGGACCGGCTCCGCACCAAGATCGGCGAGCGGCAGCGCGAGGGCAGCATCAGCCCGGGGTACGCCGAGCGGCTCGACGCGGCCGCCGCCCAGCTCGTCGCGGCCCAGGCTGCCTAGAGTTCCTGGCCGGTCAGCGTGCGGTGACCGGCACGGGAGCCCGTTGACCGGCCAGACCCGCGCGGGTGGCGAGGAAACTGCGGTAGACGGCCTCGTAGCCGACGGCCATCCGCGCCGCGGAGAAGTTCTCCGCGACGTGCGCCACGCAGTCGGCCGGATCGAGGCGGGACGACTCGATCAGCGCCGCCGGCAGTTCGTCGGGGTCGTCGCAGACCAGCCCGGTCAACCCGGGGCGCACCAGCTCCGGCACGGCACCCCGGCGCAGCGCCACCACCGGCGTACCGGTCGCCATCGCCTCCACCATCGCCATGCCGAACGGCTCCTCCCACCGGATCGGCATGATCAGGCAACGGGCGTCGACCAGCAGCCGCAGGGCCGCCTCCCGGTCGGCGTTCAGCACCAGGGTCACGTCGTCGTCCAGCAGCGGCTCGACCACCTGCTCGAAGTAGCGCCGCTCCGCCGGCTCGTTGCACTTGCCGGCCAGGGTGAGCGGCAGGCCGGCCCTCCGGCAGGCACGGATCGCCACGTCGGGCCCCTTGTCCGGGCTGAACCGGGCGAGCCAGAGCACCGGCCCGCCGCCCGGCGCCCGCTTGTGCGGGAAGTCTCCCAGCGGCATCGCGTTGTGCACCGTCCCCACCCAGGGCAGCCCCGGGTTCGCCCGGCGCTGGGCGTGGGAGATCGCCACCAGCCCCACCCCGCGGTCGGTGTCGCTGAGCACCGTGCCGTACTCCCCCACCGGGTTGCCGTGCACGGTGGCCACCGTGGGCACCGCCCGGCGGCCGGCGACCAGTGGGCCGATGGTGGTGTGGTCGTGGATCACGTCGAAGTCGGCGGGTTCGACCAGGTGGTTGATCCGGGCCAGGTGGGCCAGTTCGGGCAGGGACTCCCCGAGCCGGGCGTACTGGAGTTCCGGACCGGTGGACACGAAGTCCGCGGTGGTGCCGTGTTCGCGGCCGGTGCCGAAGACGGTCACCTGGTTGCCCCGTTCGACCAGGGCGTCCACCAGGCCGGCCACCACCTGCTCCAGCCCGCCGTAACCCGGCGGTGGCACCGACAGCCACGGCGGCACCACCATCGCTATCCGCAACGGCCGAGCCCGCGAGCGGTCCGACGGTGGGTGGTTCACGGCCACGAGTCCTCCCCCGATGGTCCCGGCATGTGATCAGCGGCGCTTTCCCGGCCTGACCGAGAGCAAACGGACTC
This region includes:
- a CDS encoding serine/threonine-protein kinase, which translates into the protein MKASLHAGRLLARRYRLIDQIGAGGMSVIWRARDEVLDRIVALKVLAPSLAADTRFRDMVREEARSAAQLVHPHVTAVHDYGETVAPDGGITPFVVMELLNGEELEQRLTAGPLPWREAVEIGAQVAEALAAAHRLGIVHRDVTPANVMMTQVGAKVLDFGIATRIGAPDEDEDGGTFGTPAYVAPERLDGAPAQPATDVYSLGVLLFEALTGQPPYPADTWEQVGTALAEAGPLSLDGVPGLPPAVADVCLRCLARDPRRRPTAHQLATVLRDQLLPADPQAATMLAPTMTLPVAAPGPPGPARHPVAGPIPVAAAPPVPASDDSPAAPGSDARGGRRRGGARRPRSLLVVVGVVVAGGGALLTPTLLPEREPSPGALPTAGPTVAPSTAPSSPHPTRTQRPPRSPRPAPATSSAAPVPTAGGLIEAANRMDGLIEAGLAAGQIRHDVGVDLRNLLRNAIAATGDGALTTAVDRLRTKIGERQREGSISPGYAERLDAAAAQLVAAQAA
- a CDS encoding glycosyltransferase family 4 protein, which gives rise to MVVPPWLSVPPPGYGGLEQVVAGLVDALVERGNQVTVFGTGREHGTTADFVSTGPELQYARLGESLPELAHLARINHLVEPADFDVIHDHTTIGPLVAGRRAVPTVATVHGNPVGEYGTVLSDTDRGVGLVAISHAQRRANPGLPWVGTVHNAMPLGDFPHKRAPGGGPVLWLARFSPDKGPDVAIRACRRAGLPLTLAGKCNEPAERRYFEQVVEPLLDDDVTLVLNADREAALRLLVDARCLIMPIRWEEPFGMAMVEAMATGTPVVALRRGAVPELVRPGLTGLVCDDPDELPAALIESSRLDPADCVAHVAENFSAARMAVGYEAVYRSFLATRAGLAGQRAPVPVTAR